The genomic segment TCCCGTCCTTGTCCATCAGGAGCGCGTAGGCCCAGAGCACCAGCACGTCCTTGGGCTGTTCCGGGAAGTGCGGCTGCCGGTTGCAGGTCACGCTCAGCACCCAGTTCGAATCCGTGAAGGTGATGATGCCACCCGTCACCGTCTTGCCCGAATAGGGATCGTTGACCGCCAGCTACTTCAGCCGCTCGACCAGGGGCGAGGGTTTGCAGGTCAGCGTCACCGATTCCCACATCGACTTGTCGATGTCGCCGTAGAACTTCGCGGGATTGCCGAAGACCGGTGATTTCTCAGCCAGATTCTTCCACAACGCCCAGTCGCTGTCCTGGCCCGGATCGTGTCGGTCGCGTTCGAGGACCGGTGCCTGATCCATGTCGCCATAGGCCGTGCCCTCGGTCATCGAGCCGGTCAGAGCAAAGACCACGTCCCGGCTCTCGACGGGGATGACGTCCTCCTTGCCCTTCGCTTTGACGTGGATACCCGTGACGGTGCGCGCATCGCCATCGACGCTCATGGCCAGATCATACGCCCGCACGCCGAACCGCACGGTTACGCCGCGCGCCATGAGGTGGTTGACCAGCGGCCGGACGAAACTGTCGTACTGGTTGTATTTCGGGAAGACGAGCGCCGACATATCCGCCAGCCCGTCGATCGCGTCGAGGAAGCGGTGCATGTACAGCTTCATCTCGAGCAGGCTCTGCCAGTTCTCGAAGGCGAACATCGATCGCCAGAAGAACCAGAAATTGGTCTCCAGGAATTCCGGGCTGAAATATTGCTCGATCGTGATGTCGTCGAGATCCTCCTTGCGCTTGAGCAGGAGGCGGATCAATTCCCATTGCTGGGGTTTCGTCAGGCCGAAATTCGAGAAATCGCGAATCTGCCCCTGCTCATGCATGAGGCGGGCTTTGGAGTAATTGGGGTCGTGATCGTTGACGAGCCGGTACTCGTCGAGGACGCTGTACCCTTCCGGGAGTTCGAGCGCCTGAACATCCTGGAACATGTCCCAGAGGTTGTCGTAGTTCCAGTTCATCTCGCGACCGCCGCGGATGATGTACCCGTCCTCCGGGTTGCCGGCGCCGTCGAGCGAGCCGCCTTCGACGTCCAGCGCGTCGAGGATCGTGATGTCCTGGCCGTTCATGCCGCCATCGCGGATCATGTAGAATGCGGCGGCCAGCCCGGCGATGCCGCCGCCGATGATCCAAGCCTTGCGCCCCTCCACCTGCGGCCCCGGCACCGGGCGGTTGCGCATGTAGGCGCCCATCATGTCGGGGGGCGGGAGCGTATTGGCAGGGCGATTGTGCCAATAGGCGGCCGATGCATCGGTTTCGACGACGAAATCGTGACCTTCTTTGCCTGGAATGGCTCCGGCCATTGCGCGTCTCCCGAGAGGACGGCCGGCGTCAGAGGGCCGGCGTGACGGATAAGAGGGCCTCACGAAACGCGCGATCACCGATCGTCCCCCCTCCGGGCACGGCGGCGCAGCGGGCGTTTCGTGAGAGACAGTCAGGCGGGTGATCGGCTCGTGATCGCCGGCGTAGGGCCTGCTGAAAAAGCGGTTTTGAGCCTCTAAAGCCGGCCTGTTTGGCCATGAGTCCGATGCGTCGGCATTGATGTGTCGCAATCGGACCGTGCATCCCCTGTGTTAGCGCTGGCTTCGCGGTGAGCGATGGTTTCCCGAGGTGATGGCGCAGCAAGTATCCCGGCGAAATTCTGTGCAGAGAGAAGAGCAGCCAAGCTTCCTCTCATTCAACAAGTCTGGATCGCGTCGTCCGCTGCCGCGGCATCGATGCGCTGCGGGACTGTTCAGGTGATGGGACGGTCCGGGTCCGCTACCCTCGGAAATCCCGGCCCACACGTGTTCATCGAGGAGGATTGGATGGCAGAACTCGTGGTGATCGGCTTCGAGGATCCGCAGGAGGCGGATCGCGCTCTGAACGAATTGGCCCGCCTGCAGACGGAATATCTGATCGATCTCGAGGATGCGGTCGTCGCCATCCGGAGCCCTGACGGCAAGCTGCGGCTCAAGCAGAGCGTCGATCTGGTCGGCGCCGGGGCCGCCTCCGGCGGTATCTGGGGCGCGATGTGGGGCTCGCTGGTCGGCCTCGTCTTCCTCAACCCGCTGCTCGGCCTCGCGACGGGGGCCGCCCTCGGACTGGGCGCGGGCGCTCTCTCAGGCAAGCTTGCGGATTACGGCATCAACGATGACTTCATCCGCTCCGTCGCCGAGGCGGTTCAGCCGAACACCTCGGCGCTGTTCATCCTCGTGCGCAAGGCGCAGCCGGAGAAGGTGCTCGCGGAGATGTCACGGTTCCGAGGGCGCGTCATCCGCTCCTCGCTCTCGCCGGAGCAGGAGAGCCGCCTGCAGGCCGCCCTGTCGCAGCCTGACGTGTCGATGCCCGGAAGTGACGGCGCGTCGGCCGAACCGTCCGCGGGCAGCACGGGGGCGCCGCCTCCCGGGGGCT from the Methylorubrum extorquens genome contains:
- a CDS encoding conserved protein of unknown function (Evidence 4 : Unknown function but conserved in other organisms) codes for the protein MFIEEDWMAELVVIGFEDPQEADRALNELARLQTEYLIDLEDAVVAIRSPDGKLRLKQSVDLVGAGAASGGIWGAMWGSLVGLVFLNPLLGLATGAALGLGAGALSGKLADYGINDDFIRSVAEAVQPNTSALFILVRKAQPEKVLAEMSRFRGRVIRSSLSPEQESRLQAALSQPDVSMPGSDGASAEPSAGSTGAPPPGGSGTADGS